A DNA window from Bos indicus x Bos taurus breed Angus x Brahman F1 hybrid chromosome 16, Bos_hybrid_MaternalHap_v2.0, whole genome shotgun sequence contains the following coding sequences:
- the SMG7 gene encoding protein SMG7 isoform X7: MSLQSAQYLRQAEVLKADMTDSKLGPAEVWTSRQALQDLYQKMLVTDLEYALDKKVEQDLWNHAFKNQITTLQGQAKNRANPNRSEVQANLSLFLEAASGFYTQLLQELCTVFNVDLPCRVKSSQLGIISNKQTHTSAIVKPQSSSCSYICQHCLVHLGDIARYRNQTSQAESYYRHAAQLVPSNGQPYNQLAILASSKGDHLTTIFYYCRSIAVKFPFPAASTNLQKALSKALESRDEVKTKWGVSDFIKAFIKFHGHVYLSKSLEKLSPLREKLEEQFKRLLFQKAFNSQQLVHVTVINLFQLHHLRDFSNETEQHSYSQDEQLCWTQLLALFMSFLGILCKCPLQNKSQEESYNAYPLPAVKVSMDWLRLRPRVFQEAVVDERQYIWPWLISLLNSFHPHEEDLSSTNATPLPEEFELQGFLALRPSFRNLDFSKGHQGITGDKEGQQRQIRQQRLISIGKWIADNQPRLIQCENEVGKLLFITEIPELILEDPSEAKENLILQDTTIIESLAADGNPGLKSVLSTGRNLSNNCDPGEKPVVTFKENMKPREVSRDQGRSFPPKEVRRDYSKGVAVTENDGKKDNNKRKTETKKCTLEKLQETGKQSVAVQVKSQTELRKTPVSEARKTPVTQTPSQASNSQFIPIHHPGAFPPLPSRPGFPPPTYVIPPPVAFSMGSGYTFPAGVSVPGTFLQPTAHSPPGNQVQAGKQSHIPYSQQRPSGPGPVTQGPQQPQPPSQQPLPPLPAPPAAQTAGQLQVQALAQQQQSPTKAVPALGKSPPHHSGFQQYQQADASKQLWNPPQVQGPLGKIMPVKQPYYLQTQDPIKLFEPSLQPPVRQQQPLEKTMKPFPMEPYNHNPSEVKIPEFYWDSSYSAADNRAVMAQQASVDRRGKRSPGVFRPEQDPVPRMPFEKSLLEKPSELMSHSSSFLSLTGFSLNQERYPNNSVFNEVYGKNLTTSSKAELNPSVAPQETSLYSLFEGTPWSPSLPASSDHSTPASQSPHSSNPSSLPSSPPTHNHNSVPFSNFGPIGTPDNRDRRTADRWKTDKPAMGGFGIDYLSATSSSESSWHQASTPSGSWTGHGPSMEDSSAVLMESLKSIWSSSMMHPGPSALEQLLMQQKQKQQRGQGAMNPPH, translated from the exons CTGGAATCATGCCTTTAAGAATCAGATCACAACACTACAAGGCCAGGCAAAGAATCGAGCAAACCCGAATCGGAGTGAAGTTCAGGcaaacctttctctgttcctaGAGGCAGCTAGTGGCTTCTATACTCAG TTATTACAAGAACTGTGTACAGTGTTTAATGTAGATTTACCATGCCGTGTGAAGTCTTCCCAGTTGGGAATTATCAGCAATAAACAGACGCATACCAGCGCCATAGTGAAGCCACAGTCTAGCTCCTGTTCCTATATCTGCCAGCACTGCCTCGTTCACCTTGGAGACATTG cTCGATACAGAAACCAGACCAGCCAGGCAGAGTCCTACTATAGGCATGCGGCTCAGCTTGTCCCCTCTAATG GTCAGCCTTACAATCAGTTGGCTATCTTAGCTTCTTCCAAAGGAGACCATCTGACTACAATTTTCTACTACTGCAGAAGCATTGCTGTGAAATTCCCTTTCCCAGCTGCCTCTACTAATCTACAAAAAGCACTTTCTAAAGCACTGGAAAG ccGGGATGAGGTGAAAACCAAATGGGGTGTTTCTGACTTCATCAAGGCCTTTATTAAATTCCACGGTCATGTGTACCTGAGTAAGAGCTTGGAAAAGTTGAGCCCTCTTCGAGAGAAGTTGGAAGAACAGTTTAag AGGCTGCTATTCCAGAAAGCTTTCAACTCTCAGCAGTTAGTTCACGTCACTGTCATTAACCTGTTTCAACTTCATCATCTTCGTGACTTTAGCAACGAAACGGAGCAGCATAGTTATAGCCAAGATGAGCAGCTGTGTTGGACACAGTTGCTGGCCCTCTTTA tgtCTTTTCTTGGCATCCTGTGCAAGTGTCCTCTCCAGAACAAGTCTCAGGAGGAATCCTACAATGCCTATCCCCTACCTGCCGTCAAGGTGTCCATGGACTGGCTGAGACTCAGACCCAGGGTGTTTCAGGAAGCAGTGGTGGATGAAAGACAGTA CATTTGGCCGTGGCTAATTTCTCTTCTGAACAGTTTCCATCCCCATGAAGAAGATCTTTCAAGTACTAATG CAACACCACTTCCAGAGGAGTTTGAGTTACAAGGATTCTTGGCTTTGAGACCTTCTTTCAG GAACTTGGATTTTTCCAAAGGTCACCAGGGTATTACAGGAGACAAAGAGGGTCAGCAACGACAAATACGACAGCAGCGTTTGATCTCTATAGGCAAATGGATTGCAGATAATCAGCCAAG gcTGATTCAGTGTGAAAATGAGGTAGGGAAATTGTTGTTTATCACAGAAATCCCAGAGTTAATACTGGAAGACCCCAGTGAAGCCAAAGAGAACCTCATTCTGCAAGACACAACCATCATAGAGTCCCTGGCAGCTGACGGGAACCCAGGACTGAAATCAGTGCTATCTACAGGCCGGAATCTAAGCAACAACTGCGACCCAGGAGAGAAACCAGTGGTCACCTTCAAAGAGAACATGAAGCCACGAGAAGTGAGCAGAGACCAAGGAAGAAGTTTTCCTCCCAAAGAGGTGAGAAGGGACTATAGCAAAGGAGTAGCTGTAACTGAGAATGATGGAAAGAAGGACAACaacaagaggaaaacagaaaccaaGAAATGCACCTTAGAAAAGTTACAGGAAACAGGAAAGCAGAGTGTGGCAGTGCAG GTAAAATCTCAGACAGAGTTAAGAAAGACTCCAGTGTCTGAAGCCAGGAAAACACCTGTAACTCAAACCCCAAGTCAAGCAAGTAACTCCCAGTTCATCCCCATTCATCACCCTGGAgccttccctcctcttcccagcCGGCCAG GGTTCCCGCCCCCAACATATGTTATCCCCCCTCCTGTGGCATTTTCTATGGGCTCAGGTTACACCTTCCCAGCTGGTGTTTCTGTCCCAGGAACCTTTCTTCAGCCTACAGCTCACTCTCCACCAGGAAACCAGGTGCAAGCTGGGAAACAGTCCCACATTCCTTACAGCCAGCAACGGCCCTCCGGACCAGGGCCAGTGACCCAGGGACCTCAGCAGCCTCAGCCACCTTCCCAGcagcccctcccacctctgccAGCTCCGCCAGCAGCACAGACTGCAGGCCAGCTGCAGGTTCAAGCTCTAGCTCAGCAGCAACAGTCCCCTACAAAAGCTGTGCCGGCTTTGGGGAAAAGTCCTCCTCACCACTCTGGATTCCAGCAG TATCAACAGGCAGATGCCTCCAAACAGCTGTGGAATCCCCCTCAGGTTCAAGGCCCATTAGGGAAAATCATGCCTGTGAAACAGCCCTACTACCTTCAAACCCAAGACCCCATAAAACTGTTTGAGCCGTCGTTGCAACCTCCTGTAAGGCAGCAGCAGCCTCTAGAGAAAACAATGAAGCCTTTCCCCATGGAGCCATATAACCATAACCCCTCAGAAGTCAAGATCCCGGAGTTCTACTGGGATTCTTCCTACAGCGCTGCTGATAACAGAGCTGTGATGGCACAGCAAGCCAGTGTGGACCGCAGGGGCAAACGGTCCCCGGGAGTCTTCCGTCCAGAGCAGGACCCTGTGCCCAGGATGCCATTTGAG AAATCCTTACTGGAGAAGCCCTCAGAGCTCATGTCACATTCATcctctttcctgtccctcaccggATTCTCCCTCAATCAG GAGCGATACCCAAATAACAGTGTGTTCAATGAGGTATACGGGAAGAACCTGACAACCAGCTCCAAAGCAGAACTTAATCCCTCAGTGGCTCCCCAGGAAACCTCACTGTACTCGCTTTTTGAAGGGACTCCATGGTCTCCATCTCTTCCTGCCAGTTCAG ATCATTCAACACCAGCCAGCCAATCTCCTCATTCCTCCAACCCaagcagcctgccaagctcccctcCAACACACAACCACAATTCTGTCCCATTCTCCAATTTTGGACCCATTGGGACTCCAGATAACAGGGATAGGAGAACTGCAGACCGGTGGAAAACTGATAAGCCAG CCATGGGTGGGTTTGGCATCGATTATCTCTCAGCAACATCATCCTCTGAGAGCAGTTGGCATCAGGCCAGCACTCCAAGTGGCTCCTGGACAGGCCATGGCCCATCCATGGAGGATTCCTCTGCTGTCCTCATGGAAAGCCTAAAG TCTATCTGGTCCAGTTCCATGATGCATCCTGGACCTTCCGCTTTGGAGCAGCTGTTAATGCAGCAGAAGCAGAAACAGCAGCGGGGCCAAGGCGCCATGAACCCTCCACACTGA
- the SMG7 gene encoding protein SMG7 isoform X10, which produces MSLQSAQYLRQAEVLKADMTDSKLGPAEVWTSRQALQDLYQKMLVTDLEYALDKKVEQDLWNHAFKNQITTLQGQAKNRANPNRSEVQANLSLFLEAASGFYTQLLQELCTVFNVDLPCRVKSSQLGIISNKQTHTSAIVKPQSSSCSYICQHCLVHLGDIARYRNQTSQAESYYRHAAQLVPSNGQPYNQLAILASSKGDHLTTIFYYCRSIAVKFPFPAASTNLQKALSKALESRDEVKTKWGVSDFIKAFIKFHGHVYLSKSLEKLSPLREKLEEQFKRLLFQKAFNSQQLVHVTVINLFQLHHLRDFSNETEQHSYSQDEQLCWTQLLALFMSFLGILCKCPLQNKSQEESYNAYPLPAVKVSMDWLRLRPRVFQEAVVDERQYIWPWLISLLNSFHPHEEDLSSTNATPLPEEFELQGFLALRPSFRNLDFSKGHQGITGDKEGQQRQIRQQRLISIGKWIADNQPRLIQCENEVGKLLFITEIPELILEDPSEAKENLILQDTTIIESLAADGNPGLKSVLSTGRNLSNNCDPGEKPVVTFKENMKPREVSRDQGRSFPPKEVKSQTELRKTPVSEARKTPVTQTPSQASNSQFIPIHHPGAFPPLPSRPGTFLQPTAHSPPGNQVQAGKQSHIPYSQQRPSGPGPVTQGPQQPQPPSQQPLPPLPAPPAAQTAGQLQVQALAQQQQSPTKAVPALGKSPPHHSGFQQYQQADASKQLWNPPQVQGPLGKIMPVKQPYYLQTQDPIKLFEPSLQPPVRQQQPLEKTMKPFPMEPYNHNPSEVKIPEFYWDSSYSAADNRAVMAQQASVDRRGKRSPGVFRPEQDPVPRMPFEDPKGSPLLPPDLLKSLAALEEEEELIFSNPPDLYPALLGPLASLPGRSLFKSLLEKPSELMSHSSSFLSLTGFSLNQERYPNNSVFNEVYGKNLTTSSKAELNPSVAPQETSLYSLFEGTPWSPSLPASSDHSTPASQSPHSSNPSSLPSSPPTHNHNSVPFSNFGPIGTPDNRDRRTADRWKTDKPAMGGFGIDYLSATSSSESSWHQASTPSGSWTGHGPSMEDSSAVLMESLKSIWSSSMMHPGPSALEQLLMQQKQKQQRGQGAMNPPH; this is translated from the exons CTGGAATCATGCCTTTAAGAATCAGATCACAACACTACAAGGCCAGGCAAAGAATCGAGCAAACCCGAATCGGAGTGAAGTTCAGGcaaacctttctctgttcctaGAGGCAGCTAGTGGCTTCTATACTCAG TTATTACAAGAACTGTGTACAGTGTTTAATGTAGATTTACCATGCCGTGTGAAGTCTTCCCAGTTGGGAATTATCAGCAATAAACAGACGCATACCAGCGCCATAGTGAAGCCACAGTCTAGCTCCTGTTCCTATATCTGCCAGCACTGCCTCGTTCACCTTGGAGACATTG cTCGATACAGAAACCAGACCAGCCAGGCAGAGTCCTACTATAGGCATGCGGCTCAGCTTGTCCCCTCTAATG GTCAGCCTTACAATCAGTTGGCTATCTTAGCTTCTTCCAAAGGAGACCATCTGACTACAATTTTCTACTACTGCAGAAGCATTGCTGTGAAATTCCCTTTCCCAGCTGCCTCTACTAATCTACAAAAAGCACTTTCTAAAGCACTGGAAAG ccGGGATGAGGTGAAAACCAAATGGGGTGTTTCTGACTTCATCAAGGCCTTTATTAAATTCCACGGTCATGTGTACCTGAGTAAGAGCTTGGAAAAGTTGAGCCCTCTTCGAGAGAAGTTGGAAGAACAGTTTAag AGGCTGCTATTCCAGAAAGCTTTCAACTCTCAGCAGTTAGTTCACGTCACTGTCATTAACCTGTTTCAACTTCATCATCTTCGTGACTTTAGCAACGAAACGGAGCAGCATAGTTATAGCCAAGATGAGCAGCTGTGTTGGACACAGTTGCTGGCCCTCTTTA tgtCTTTTCTTGGCATCCTGTGCAAGTGTCCTCTCCAGAACAAGTCTCAGGAGGAATCCTACAATGCCTATCCCCTACCTGCCGTCAAGGTGTCCATGGACTGGCTGAGACTCAGACCCAGGGTGTTTCAGGAAGCAGTGGTGGATGAAAGACAGTA CATTTGGCCGTGGCTAATTTCTCTTCTGAACAGTTTCCATCCCCATGAAGAAGATCTTTCAAGTACTAATG CAACACCACTTCCAGAGGAGTTTGAGTTACAAGGATTCTTGGCTTTGAGACCTTCTTTCAG GAACTTGGATTTTTCCAAAGGTCACCAGGGTATTACAGGAGACAAAGAGGGTCAGCAACGACAAATACGACAGCAGCGTTTGATCTCTATAGGCAAATGGATTGCAGATAATCAGCCAAG gcTGATTCAGTGTGAAAATGAGGTAGGGAAATTGTTGTTTATCACAGAAATCCCAGAGTTAATACTGGAAGACCCCAGTGAAGCCAAAGAGAACCTCATTCTGCAAGACACAACCATCATAGAGTCCCTGGCAGCTGACGGGAACCCAGGACTGAAATCAGTGCTATCTACAGGCCGGAATCTAAGCAACAACTGCGACCCAGGAGAGAAACCAGTGGTCACCTTCAAAGAGAACATGAAGCCACGAGAAGTGAGCAGAGACCAAGGAAGAAGTTTTCCTCCCAAAGAG GTAAAATCTCAGACAGAGTTAAGAAAGACTCCAGTGTCTGAAGCCAGGAAAACACCTGTAACTCAAACCCCAAGTCAAGCAAGTAACTCCCAGTTCATCCCCATTCATCACCCTGGAgccttccctcctcttcccagcCGGCCAG GAACCTTTCTTCAGCCTACAGCTCACTCTCCACCAGGAAACCAGGTGCAAGCTGGGAAACAGTCCCACATTCCTTACAGCCAGCAACGGCCCTCCGGACCAGGGCCAGTGACCCAGGGACCTCAGCAGCCTCAGCCACCTTCCCAGcagcccctcccacctctgccAGCTCCGCCAGCAGCACAGACTGCAGGCCAGCTGCAGGTTCAAGCTCTAGCTCAGCAGCAACAGTCCCCTACAAAAGCTGTGCCGGCTTTGGGGAAAAGTCCTCCTCACCACTCTGGATTCCAGCAG TATCAACAGGCAGATGCCTCCAAACAGCTGTGGAATCCCCCTCAGGTTCAAGGCCCATTAGGGAAAATCATGCCTGTGAAACAGCCCTACTACCTTCAAACCCAAGACCCCATAAAACTGTTTGAGCCGTCGTTGCAACCTCCTGTAAGGCAGCAGCAGCCTCTAGAGAAAACAATGAAGCCTTTCCCCATGGAGCCATATAACCATAACCCCTCAGAAGTCAAGATCCCGGAGTTCTACTGGGATTCTTCCTACAGCGCTGCTGATAACAGAGCTGTGATGGCACAGCAAGCCAGTGTGGACCGCAGGGGCAAACGGTCCCCGGGAGTCTTCCGTCCAGAGCAGGACCCTGTGCCCAGGATGCCATTTGAG GACCCCAAAGGCTCCCCTCTGCTTCCTCCGGACCTGTTAAAGAGTCTGGCTGCcttggaggaagaggaagagctgATTTTTTCTAACCCTCCTGATCTTTACCCAGCTCTGCTGGGGCCTCTCGCCTCTCTTCCTGGACGAAGCCTCTTT AAATCCTTACTGGAGAAGCCCTCAGAGCTCATGTCACATTCATcctctttcctgtccctcaccggATTCTCCCTCAATCAG GAGCGATACCCAAATAACAGTGTGTTCAATGAGGTATACGGGAAGAACCTGACAACCAGCTCCAAAGCAGAACTTAATCCCTCAGTGGCTCCCCAGGAAACCTCACTGTACTCGCTTTTTGAAGGGACTCCATGGTCTCCATCTCTTCCTGCCAGTTCAG ATCATTCAACACCAGCCAGCCAATCTCCTCATTCCTCCAACCCaagcagcctgccaagctcccctcCAACACACAACCACAATTCTGTCCCATTCTCCAATTTTGGACCCATTGGGACTCCAGATAACAGGGATAGGAGAACTGCAGACCGGTGGAAAACTGATAAGCCAG CCATGGGTGGGTTTGGCATCGATTATCTCTCAGCAACATCATCCTCTGAGAGCAGTTGGCATCAGGCCAGCACTCCAAGTGGCTCCTGGACAGGCCATGGCCCATCCATGGAGGATTCCTCTGCTGTCCTCATGGAAAGCCTAAAG TCTATCTGGTCCAGTTCCATGATGCATCCTGGACCTTCCGCTTTGGAGCAGCTGTTAATGCAGCAGAAGCAGAAACAGCAGCGGGGCCAAGGCGCCATGAACCCTCCACACTGA
- the SMG7 gene encoding protein SMG7 isoform X2: protein MSLQSAQYLRQAEVLKADMTDSKLGPAEVWTSRQALQDLYQKMLVTDLEYALDKKVEQDLWNHAFKNQITTLQGQAKNRANPNRSEVQANLSLFLEAASGFYTQLLQELCTVFNVDLPCRVKSSQLGIISNKQTHTSAIVKPQSSSCSYICQHCLVHLGDIARYRNQTSQAESYYRHAAQLVPSNGQPYNQLAILASSKGDHLTTIFYYCRSIAVKFPFPAASTNLQKALSKALESRDEVKTKWGVSDFIKAFIKFHGHVYLSKSLEKLSPLREKLEEQFKRLLFQKAFNSQQLVHVTVINLFQLHHLRDFSNETEQHSYSQDEQLCWTQLLALFMSFLGILCKCPLQNKSQEESYNAYPLPAVKVSMDWLRLRPRVFQEAVVDERQYIWPWLISLLNSFHPHEEDLSSTNATPLPEEFELQGFLALRPSFRNLDFSKGHQGITGDKEGQQRQIRQQRLISIGKWIADNQPRLIQCENEVGKLLFITEIPELILEDPSEAKENLILQDTTIIESLAADGNPGLKSVLSTGRNLSNNCDPGEKPVVTFKENMKPREVSRDQGRSFPPKEVRRDYSKGVAVTENDGKKDNNKRKTETKKCTLEKLQETGKQSVAVQVKSQTELRKTPVSEARKTPVTQTPSQASNSQFIPIHHPGAFPPLPSRPGFPPPTYVIPPPVAFSMGSGYTFPAGVSVPGTFLQPTAHSPPGNQVQAGKQSHIPYSQQRPSGPGPVTQGPQQPQPPSQQPLPPLPAPPAAQTAGQLQVQALAQQQQSPTKAVPALGKSPPHHSGFQQYQQADASKQLWNPPQVQGPLGKIMPVKQPYYLQTQDPIKLFEPSLQPPVRQQQPLEKTMKPFPMEPYNHNPSEVKIPEFYWDSSYSAADNRAVMAQQASVDRRGKRSPGVFRPEQDPVPRMPFEDPKGSPLLPPDLLKSLAALEEEEELIFSNPPDLYPALLGPLASLPGRSLFKSLLEKPSELMSHSSSFLSLTGFSLNQERYPNNSVFNEVYGKNLTTSSKAELNPSVAPQETSLYSLFEGTPWSPSLPASSDHSTPASQSPHSSNPSSLPSSPPTHNHNSVPFSNFGPIGTPDNRDRRTADRWKTDKPAMGGFGIDYLSATSSSESSWHQASTPSGSWTGHGPSMEDSSAVLMESLKSIWSSSMMHPGPSALEQLLMQQKQKQQRGQGAMNPPH, encoded by the exons CTGGAATCATGCCTTTAAGAATCAGATCACAACACTACAAGGCCAGGCAAAGAATCGAGCAAACCCGAATCGGAGTGAAGTTCAGGcaaacctttctctgttcctaGAGGCAGCTAGTGGCTTCTATACTCAG TTATTACAAGAACTGTGTACAGTGTTTAATGTAGATTTACCATGCCGTGTGAAGTCTTCCCAGTTGGGAATTATCAGCAATAAACAGACGCATACCAGCGCCATAGTGAAGCCACAGTCTAGCTCCTGTTCCTATATCTGCCAGCACTGCCTCGTTCACCTTGGAGACATTG cTCGATACAGAAACCAGACCAGCCAGGCAGAGTCCTACTATAGGCATGCGGCTCAGCTTGTCCCCTCTAATG GTCAGCCTTACAATCAGTTGGCTATCTTAGCTTCTTCCAAAGGAGACCATCTGACTACAATTTTCTACTACTGCAGAAGCATTGCTGTGAAATTCCCTTTCCCAGCTGCCTCTACTAATCTACAAAAAGCACTTTCTAAAGCACTGGAAAG ccGGGATGAGGTGAAAACCAAATGGGGTGTTTCTGACTTCATCAAGGCCTTTATTAAATTCCACGGTCATGTGTACCTGAGTAAGAGCTTGGAAAAGTTGAGCCCTCTTCGAGAGAAGTTGGAAGAACAGTTTAag AGGCTGCTATTCCAGAAAGCTTTCAACTCTCAGCAGTTAGTTCACGTCACTGTCATTAACCTGTTTCAACTTCATCATCTTCGTGACTTTAGCAACGAAACGGAGCAGCATAGTTATAGCCAAGATGAGCAGCTGTGTTGGACACAGTTGCTGGCCCTCTTTA tgtCTTTTCTTGGCATCCTGTGCAAGTGTCCTCTCCAGAACAAGTCTCAGGAGGAATCCTACAATGCCTATCCCCTACCTGCCGTCAAGGTGTCCATGGACTGGCTGAGACTCAGACCCAGGGTGTTTCAGGAAGCAGTGGTGGATGAAAGACAGTA CATTTGGCCGTGGCTAATTTCTCTTCTGAACAGTTTCCATCCCCATGAAGAAGATCTTTCAAGTACTAATG CAACACCACTTCCAGAGGAGTTTGAGTTACAAGGATTCTTGGCTTTGAGACCTTCTTTCAG GAACTTGGATTTTTCCAAAGGTCACCAGGGTATTACAGGAGACAAAGAGGGTCAGCAACGACAAATACGACAGCAGCGTTTGATCTCTATAGGCAAATGGATTGCAGATAATCAGCCAAG gcTGATTCAGTGTGAAAATGAGGTAGGGAAATTGTTGTTTATCACAGAAATCCCAGAGTTAATACTGGAAGACCCCAGTGAAGCCAAAGAGAACCTCATTCTGCAAGACACAACCATCATAGAGTCCCTGGCAGCTGACGGGAACCCAGGACTGAAATCAGTGCTATCTACAGGCCGGAATCTAAGCAACAACTGCGACCCAGGAGAGAAACCAGTGGTCACCTTCAAAGAGAACATGAAGCCACGAGAAGTGAGCAGAGACCAAGGAAGAAGTTTTCCTCCCAAAGAGGTGAGAAGGGACTATAGCAAAGGAGTAGCTGTAACTGAGAATGATGGAAAGAAGGACAACaacaagaggaaaacagaaaccaaGAAATGCACCTTAGAAAAGTTACAGGAAACAGGAAAGCAGAGTGTGGCAGTGCAG GTAAAATCTCAGACAGAGTTAAGAAAGACTCCAGTGTCTGAAGCCAGGAAAACACCTGTAACTCAAACCCCAAGTCAAGCAAGTAACTCCCAGTTCATCCCCATTCATCACCCTGGAgccttccctcctcttcccagcCGGCCAG GGTTCCCGCCCCCAACATATGTTATCCCCCCTCCTGTGGCATTTTCTATGGGCTCAGGTTACACCTTCCCAGCTGGTGTTTCTGTCCCAGGAACCTTTCTTCAGCCTACAGCTCACTCTCCACCAGGAAACCAGGTGCAAGCTGGGAAACAGTCCCACATTCCTTACAGCCAGCAACGGCCCTCCGGACCAGGGCCAGTGACCCAGGGACCTCAGCAGCCTCAGCCACCTTCCCAGcagcccctcccacctctgccAGCTCCGCCAGCAGCACAGACTGCAGGCCAGCTGCAGGTTCAAGCTCTAGCTCAGCAGCAACAGTCCCCTACAAAAGCTGTGCCGGCTTTGGGGAAAAGTCCTCCTCACCACTCTGGATTCCAGCAG TATCAACAGGCAGATGCCTCCAAACAGCTGTGGAATCCCCCTCAGGTTCAAGGCCCATTAGGGAAAATCATGCCTGTGAAACAGCCCTACTACCTTCAAACCCAAGACCCCATAAAACTGTTTGAGCCGTCGTTGCAACCTCCTGTAAGGCAGCAGCAGCCTCTAGAGAAAACAATGAAGCCTTTCCCCATGGAGCCATATAACCATAACCCCTCAGAAGTCAAGATCCCGGAGTTCTACTGGGATTCTTCCTACAGCGCTGCTGATAACAGAGCTGTGATGGCACAGCAAGCCAGTGTGGACCGCAGGGGCAAACGGTCCCCGGGAGTCTTCCGTCCAGAGCAGGACCCTGTGCCCAGGATGCCATTTGAG GACCCCAAAGGCTCCCCTCTGCTTCCTCCGGACCTGTTAAAGAGTCTGGCTGCcttggaggaagaggaagagctgATTTTTTCTAACCCTCCTGATCTTTACCCAGCTCTGCTGGGGCCTCTCGCCTCTCTTCCTGGACGAAGCCTCTTT AAATCCTTACTGGAGAAGCCCTCAGAGCTCATGTCACATTCATcctctttcctgtccctcaccggATTCTCCCTCAATCAG GAGCGATACCCAAATAACAGTGTGTTCAATGAGGTATACGGGAAGAACCTGACAACCAGCTCCAAAGCAGAACTTAATCCCTCAGTGGCTCCCCAGGAAACCTCACTGTACTCGCTTTTTGAAGGGACTCCATGGTCTCCATCTCTTCCTGCCAGTTCAG ATCATTCAACACCAGCCAGCCAATCTCCTCATTCCTCCAACCCaagcagcctgccaagctcccctcCAACACACAACCACAATTCTGTCCCATTCTCCAATTTTGGACCCATTGGGACTCCAGATAACAGGGATAGGAGAACTGCAGACCGGTGGAAAACTGATAAGCCAG CCATGGGTGGGTTTGGCATCGATTATCTCTCAGCAACATCATCCTCTGAGAGCAGTTGGCATCAGGCCAGCACTCCAAGTGGCTCCTGGACAGGCCATGGCCCATCCATGGAGGATTCCTCTGCTGTCCTCATGGAAAGCCTAAAG TCTATCTGGTCCAGTTCCATGATGCATCCTGGACCTTCCGCTTTGGAGCAGCTGTTAATGCAGCAGAAGCAGAAACAGCAGCGGGGCCAAGGCGCCATGAACCCTCCACACTGA